A portion of the Pseudarthrobacter defluvii genome contains these proteins:
- a CDS encoding ABC transporter permease: MSHQGEPYTTGASVADGRAAAATATAADAAHAGAGTAPAPAPGWSPAGVRSWNWARLPLGLIIPAALLAAWQLASTSGMFTVVQLPPPAMVLSAAGELVDRGELGTHIAISTQRVLIGFLVGAALGLVLGATVGLSKLADALLAPTIGALRAVPSLAWVPLLILWMKIGEDSKVTLIIIGAFFPVFTTVSLALRHVDRNLVEAARAFGLKGIRLLTTVQLPAVVPAVFSGLRLALAQAWLFLVAAELIASSMGLGFLLIDSQNNGRTDRLLLAIVMLAVIGKITDALLGLAEKWAVKRWA; encoded by the coding sequence ATGAGCCATCAAGGAGAGCCCTACACCACCGGCGCAAGTGTTGCGGATGGGCGTGCTGCAGCCGCCACCGCAACCGCGGCAGACGCCGCCCATGCGGGTGCCGGCACGGCACCCGCTCCGGCACCGGGATGGTCTCCCGCCGGAGTCCGTTCCTGGAACTGGGCGCGTCTGCCCCTTGGCCTGATCATTCCGGCAGCCCTGCTGGCAGCGTGGCAGCTCGCCTCCACCAGCGGGATGTTCACCGTGGTCCAGCTGCCCCCGCCGGCCATGGTGCTGTCCGCTGCCGGCGAGCTCGTGGACCGTGGCGAACTGGGGACCCACATCGCCATCTCCACCCAGCGGGTCCTTATCGGATTCCTGGTGGGCGCGGCCCTGGGCCTGGTCCTCGGCGCAACCGTGGGACTGTCCAAGCTCGCCGATGCCCTGCTGGCACCCACCATCGGCGCACTCCGGGCAGTGCCGTCGCTGGCCTGGGTGCCGCTGCTGATCCTGTGGATGAAGATCGGCGAGGACTCGAAGGTCACGCTCATCATCATTGGCGCCTTCTTCCCGGTGTTCACCACCGTCTCCCTGGCGCTGCGCCACGTGGACCGCAACCTGGTGGAAGCCGCCCGCGCCTTCGGGCTCAAGGGGATCCGGCTGCTGACCACCGTGCAGTTGCCCGCCGTCGTCCCCGCCGTGTTCTCCGGCCTGCGCCTGGCCCTTGCCCAGGCCTGGCTGTTCCTGGTGGCGGCTGAGCTGATCGCCTCCTCCATGGGACTGGGCTTCCTGCTGATTGACTCGCAAAACAACGGCCGCACGGACCGGCTGCTCCTGGCTATCGTGATGCTGGCCGTGATTGGAAAGATTACCGACGCCCTGCTGGGCCTGGCCGAAAAATGGGCGGTGAAACGATGGGCTTGA
- a CDS encoding aliphatic sulfonate ABC transporter substrate-binding protein, which translates to MPHASPISRRSVLGAAALAVSTVLALTGCVAGEGSSGSAAAAGNSKGGGTLNIDFATYNPLSLVIKKQGWLEASLKEQGVTVNWVQSAGSNKANEALRSGAIDVGSTAGSAALLARANGSKIKTIDIFSQPEWAALVAPAGSDIKSVADLKGKSVAATKGTDPYFFLLQALEQAGLKPSDVTVQNLQHADGRTALENGSVQAWSGLDPIMAGAEQKGAKLFYRNLDFNTYGFLNATESFLKNKPELAQAVVNAYEKARAWAAQNPDQTAQILADVAGLDLSVAKTVVLERSNLDVNPAPGDAQRKVLEKIGPTFVETGDVKTQKQIDDAVASLLDDSLVKKADPSAIKAS; encoded by the coding sequence ATGCCGCACGCATCGCCCATCTCCCGCCGTTCAGTCCTGGGCGCCGCAGCCCTCGCCGTTTCCACGGTCCTGGCACTCACCGGATGCGTTGCAGGGGAAGGTTCCTCCGGCAGTGCGGCGGCGGCCGGCAACAGCAAAGGCGGTGGAACCCTGAACATCGACTTCGCCACGTACAACCCGCTGAGCCTGGTGATCAAAAAGCAGGGGTGGCTCGAGGCGAGCCTCAAGGAGCAGGGCGTCACCGTGAACTGGGTCCAGTCCGCCGGCTCGAACAAAGCCAATGAGGCGCTGCGCTCCGGGGCCATCGACGTCGGATCCACGGCAGGATCCGCGGCACTCCTGGCCCGTGCCAACGGTTCGAAAATCAAGACCATCGACATCTTCTCGCAGCCGGAGTGGGCAGCCCTGGTGGCACCGGCCGGCTCAGACATCAAGTCTGTGGCCGACCTCAAGGGCAAGTCCGTTGCCGCCACCAAGGGCACCGACCCCTACTTCTTCCTCCTGCAGGCACTGGAGCAGGCCGGACTGAAGCCAAGCGACGTGACCGTGCAGAACCTGCAGCACGCCGACGGCCGGACCGCCCTGGAAAACGGCTCGGTCCAGGCCTGGTCCGGGCTGGACCCGATCATGGCAGGGGCGGAGCAGAAGGGCGCCAAGCTCTTCTACCGCAACCTGGACTTCAACACCTACGGCTTCCTCAACGCCACCGAATCCTTCCTGAAAAACAAGCCTGAACTGGCCCAGGCTGTGGTGAACGCCTATGAAAAGGCCCGTGCCTGGGCAGCGCAGAACCCGGACCAGACCGCCCAGATCCTGGCTGACGTCGCCGGCCTGGACCTCTCCGTGGCCAAGACGGTAGTCCTGGAGCGCAGCAACCTGGACGTCAACCCCGCACCGGGTGACGCGCAGCGCAAAGTATTGGAGAAGATCGGCCCCACTTTCGTGGAAACCGGCGACGTCAAGACGCAGAAGCAGATTGACGACGCCGTAGCCTCCCTTCTCGACGACTCGCTGGTGAAGAAGGCTGATCCGTCAGCCATCAAGGCCTCCTGA
- a CDS encoding ABC transporter ATP-binding protein: protein MTAVLSPLSAGANPGHAPALPVSFRNLRRTFGAGTAAHTVLRDVTFDVAAGEVLAILGPSGCGKSTLLRATAGLDFPSAGSVVIEDTPVHGIDPRCAFAFQEPRLLPWHTLQANVAIGLPTGCSAKEGKAKVARLLELVGLEKFAKHRPREVSGGMAQRASLARALARNPGVLLLDEPFGALDALTRIKMQDLLLDIHRAEPTTVLLVTHDVDEALQLADRIIVLGPDATGQGATIVRTVQVPGSRPRDRASAELALMRSSLLETLGVDGH from the coding sequence ATGACTGCAGTTTTGTCGCCCCTTTCTGCCGGGGCGAACCCCGGCCACGCGCCTGCCCTCCCCGTATCCTTTAGGAACCTGCGCCGCACGTTCGGAGCCGGCACCGCAGCCCATACCGTCCTCCGCGATGTGACGTTCGATGTGGCAGCGGGAGAGGTGCTGGCCATCCTGGGACCTTCCGGCTGCGGAAAGTCCACACTCCTGCGCGCCACGGCGGGCCTGGACTTCCCTAGCGCCGGTTCCGTGGTTATCGAGGACACCCCGGTGCACGGCATCGATCCCCGCTGCGCCTTCGCCTTCCAGGAACCCCGGCTACTGCCCTGGCACACCCTGCAGGCGAACGTAGCCATCGGCCTGCCCACCGGATGCAGCGCGAAAGAGGGCAAAGCAAAGGTCGCCCGCCTGCTGGAACTGGTGGGGCTCGAGAAATTCGCCAAGCACCGCCCGCGCGAGGTGTCCGGCGGCATGGCGCAGCGCGCATCGCTGGCCCGTGCCCTTGCCCGGAACCCCGGCGTCCTGCTGCTCGATGAGCCGTTCGGCGCGCTGGACGCCCTCACCCGCATCAAGATGCAGGACCTGCTCCTGGACATCCACCGGGCAGAGCCCACCACCGTCCTGCTGGTCACCCACGACGTAGACGAGGCCCTACAGCTCGCCGACCGCATCATCGTCCTCGGCCCCGACGCCACCGGGCAGGGTGCAACCATCGTCAGGACAGTCCAGGTACCCGGCAGCCGGCCGCGCGATCGCGCCTCAGCCGAACTCGCGCTCATGCGCAGCTCGCTCCTGGAAACGCTGGGCGTCGACGGGCACTAG